The window TGGCGATCAAGCTCAATTCAATGCGAAACATGTTATATGAAACTGCATGGAAGAGTGACAACGGGTTGATCACCTCTGGTGATGCAGCGATGTGTAAATACTTCTGTGCAAATGCCGCATTCGAAGTCGTGGACTCTGCGATGCAAGTACTCGGTGGCGTTGGTATTGCAGGTGAACATCGGATCGCACGTTTCTGGCGCGACCTGCGTGTTGACCGCGTATCAGGTGGTTCAGATGAAATGCAAATACTGACACTGGGCCGTAGTGTACTAAAACAGTACCGCTAATAACGTAACCGTCGTGGATTGGCTCTTTAACTATGGTTAGAGGGTCAACCGAGTTTCACAGGAGAATCGAAAATGGCAGCGCATTTACCTATGCCTGAATTTGGTCCACTTTCAGGGGTTAAAGTCGTATTTTCAGGAATTGAAATTGCAGGCCCATTCGCAGGACAAATGTTTGCGGAGTGGGGCGCAGAAGTTATATGGATTGAGAACGTTGCGTGGGCCGACACTATCCGTGTTCAGCCAAATTACCCACAACTTTCACGTCGTAATTTGCGGGCACTATCCTTGAATATTTTTAAGGATGAAGGGCGAGACGCATTTCTGAAGTTGATGGAAACGACTGACATATTTATTGAAGCGAGTAAAGGACCGGCATTTGCCCGCCGTGGGATCACCGATGAAGTGCTGTGGGAGCACAATCCCAAATTGGTTATCGCGCATCTATCGGGCTTTGGTCAATATGGTGATCCGCAATATACCAACCTTGCCGCCTATAACACTATCGCGCAGGCCTTTAGTGGCTACCTCATTCAAAACGGTGATAAAGACCAACCGATGCCTGCTTTCCCATATACCGCTGACTATTTCTCCGGAATGACCGCCACCACTGCGGCGTTAGCGGCGTTATACAAAGCGCGTGAAACAGGTAAAGGAGAAAGTATTGATGTGGCGATGTATGAAGTGATGCTGCGCATGGGGCAATACTTCATGATGGATTATTTCAATGGTGGTGAGATTTGTCCACGTATGACCAAAGGTAAAGACCCGTATTACGCCGGTTGCGGTCTATATAGCTGTAATGATGGTTATATTGTTATGGAAATCGTTGGTATTACGCAAATTCAAGAAATTTTCAAAGATATCGGACTGGCACATTTACTGGGTACGCCTGAAATCCCAGAAGGCACACAACTTATTCACCGTGTTGAATGCCCATATGGGCCATTAGTTGAAGAAAAATTGGATGAGTGGTTAGGGGCTCGTTCAATTGAAGAGGTTCTGGCTAGGTTGGCTGAGCTGAACATCGCCAGTGCCAAAGTGTTGACCATTCCTGAGTTAGAAACGAATCCACAATATATTGCTCGTGAATCCATTACCAGTTGGCAAACCATGGATGGGGAAACCTGTCGTGGTCCAAATGTAATGCCAAAATTCAAAAATAATCCGGGGCAAATTTGGCGTGGTATGCCATCCCACGGTATGGACACGAGTGAAATACTAAAAAGCATTGGCTACAGCGAAAATGATATTCGGGGGCTGGTCGATAAAGGGCTAGCCAAAATTGTTGAGTAATTGAATGATTATTCAGGTCAATCTTTCCTTGTTGACCTGAAAATTCATTAGGGAAAATAGAGGGAAAACAATTAATGGATGTAATCGGTAGACAAAATTTGCGTCAAATGTGGGATGACCTTGCGTTGACTCACCAAGACAATAAGGCGCTTATCTTTGAGTCTTGTGATGGAAATATCCGCGAATTCAGCTATTTAGAAATGAATAAGCAAATTAATCGCACAGCAAATCTCTTTTTAGCTTATGGCATTCAAAAAGGAGATAAAGTTGCCTTACATCTGGATAATTGCCCTGAATTTTTCTTTTGCTGGTTTGGTTTAGCGAAAATCGGCGCAATTATGGTGCCCATCAATGCACGCTTTAAATATCTTGAAAGCGCGTGGATTATGCAGAATTGCCAGCCTCGTATGGTGGTAACTTGCACGCCGTTTGTCGACATTTATCAGCGTGTTTTAGCCGATGAGAGCACTCGCCTCGAACATATTTTTTTAATTGCAGATACGCCCGTTCCACAACAAGACGGTATTTCGGACTTTTTATCGGAACATGCACATCAACCAACTGAACTCACACAAATTAGAGAACTTAGTGTGAGCGATACAGCGGAAATCTTGTTTACATCAGGGACAACCTCAAAACCAAAAGGGGTGATTATCACCCACTATAATTTGCGTTTTGCGGGCTATTACTCTTCATGGCAAAACGCATTGCGCGCCGATGATGTGTACTTAACCGTGATGCCTGCCTTTCACATTGATTGCCAGTGTACGGCAGCGATGGCGGCTTTCTCCGTAGGGGCAACATTTGTTTTAATCGAAAAATACAGCGCGCGACGTTTTTGGCAGCAGGTTGTGAAGCACCGCGCTACTGTGATAGAGCTGATCCCAATGATGATCCGGACGTTGTTAAGCCAGCCGCTGGCGGATAACGAAAAAGATCATTGCCTGCGAGAAGCCATGTTCTATCTCAATTTAAGTGATGAAGAAAAAGAGCAGTTTATGGCTCGTTTTGGTGTAAAACGCTTTTTGACCTCTTATGGTATGACGGAAACGATTGTGGGGGTAATTGGTGACAGACCCGGTGATATACGCCGCTGGCCGTCAATTGGTCGCCCTGGTTTTTGTTATCAAGCGCAAATTCGAGATAAAAACAATCAGCCGGTTAAAACTGGGGTGATAGGTGAACTGTGCTTGAAAGGCGAACGCGGTAAAACGCTTTTCAAAGAGTATTACAACAATCCCGAAGCGACAGCGAAAACCTTTGATGACACAGGCTGGATGCACACTGGGGATTTTGCCTACCAAGATGAGGACGGCTTTTTCTATTTTGTCGATAGAAGCTGCAACATGATCAAACGCGGCGGTGAGAATGTCTCTTGTAGTGAAATCGAAAATATTATTGCCTCACATCCTGCGATTGTGGATGTGGCAGTGATTGGCGTAGCGGATGATATCCGCGACGAAGCGATTAAAGCGTTTATCGTGTTGGAGGAAGGTGAAACCTTAACACAGGAAGAGTTTTTTGCTTTTTGTGAAAAACAAATGGCGAAGTTCAAAGTACCGACATGTGTTGAAGTGCGTAAAGATTTACCGCGCAATTGTTCAGGGAAAGTGCTGAAAAAACATCTGCAATAACCGGATTATTCTACTAATTCTAAGGGCACCTTTGTTTTATCACGTAAAACACAGTGCCACCCGATGATGACTAAAGGATTGCACTATGAGCGAATCATTAAAAATTACCCGCAATGGCTCCATTTTAGAAATCGTACTCGATAGACCTAAAGCGAATGCGATAGATGCAAAAACCAGTTTCAAAATGGGCGAAGTATTTCTTAACTTTCGGGATGATCCATCTTTGAGAGTTGCCATCATTACAGGAGCAGGGGAGCGCTTCTTTTCTGCGGGGTGGGATTTAAAATCCGCGGCGGAAGGTGAAGCTCCCGATGCGGATTTTGGGCCCGGTGGCTTTGCTGGGTTAACCGAAATTTTTAATCTCAATAAACCCGTTATTGCGGCAGTGAACGGTTATGCGTTTGGTGGCGGTTTTGAACTCGCATTGGCAGCAGATATGATTATTTGCTCTGAAAATGCCAGTTTTGCATTGCCAGAAGCTCAACTTGGCATTGTTCCCGATAGCGGCGGTGTTTTACGTTTACCAAAAATTCTCCCTGCACCAATTGTGAATGAAATGGTAATGACAGGTAGACGAATGGATGCGCAGGAAGCATTACGTTGGGGAATTGCGAATGATGTG of the Providencia rettgeri genome contains:
- the caiC gene encoding crotonobetaine/carnitine-CoA ligase; translation: MDVIGRQNLRQMWDDLALTHQDNKALIFESCDGNIREFSYLEMNKQINRTANLFLAYGIQKGDKVALHLDNCPEFFFCWFGLAKIGAIMVPINARFKYLESAWIMQNCQPRMVVTCTPFVDIYQRVLADESTRLEHIFLIADTPVPQQDGISDFLSEHAHQPTELTQIRELSVSDTAEILFTSGTTSKPKGVIITHYNLRFAGYYSSWQNALRADDVYLTVMPAFHIDCQCTAAMAAFSVGATFVLIEKYSARRFWQQVVKHRATVIELIPMMIRTLLSQPLADNEKDHCLREAMFYLNLSDEEKEQFMARFGVKRFLTSYGMTETIVGVIGDRPGDIRRWPSIGRPGFCYQAQIRDKNNQPVKTGVIGELCLKGERGKTLFKEYYNNPEATAKTFDDTGWMHTGDFAYQDEDGFFYFVDRSCNMIKRGGENVSCSEIENIIASHPAIVDVAVIGVADDIRDEAIKAFIVLEEGETLTQEEFFAFCEKQMAKFKVPTCVEVRKDLPRNCSGKVLKKHLQ
- the caiD gene encoding crotonobetainyl-CoA hydratase — its product is MSESLKITRNGSILEIVLDRPKANAIDAKTSFKMGEVFLNFRDDPSLRVAIITGAGERFFSAGWDLKSAAEGEAPDADFGPGGFAGLTEIFNLNKPVIAAVNGYAFGGGFELALAADMIICSENASFALPEAQLGIVPDSGGVLRLPKILPAPIVNEMVMTGRRMDAQEALRWGIANDVVPSEKLMDRARELAEQITQSAPLAVAALKEIFRATGELTVEEGYKLMRSGVLANYPAVLHSEDALEGPLAFAEKRSPSWKGR
- the caiB gene encoding L-carnitine CoA-transferase gives rise to the protein MAAHLPMPEFGPLSGVKVVFSGIEIAGPFAGQMFAEWGAEVIWIENVAWADTIRVQPNYPQLSRRNLRALSLNIFKDEGRDAFLKLMETTDIFIEASKGPAFARRGITDEVLWEHNPKLVIAHLSGFGQYGDPQYTNLAAYNTIAQAFSGYLIQNGDKDQPMPAFPYTADYFSGMTATTAALAALYKARETGKGESIDVAMYEVMLRMGQYFMMDYFNGGEICPRMTKGKDPYYAGCGLYSCNDGYIVMEIVGITQIQEIFKDIGLAHLLGTPEIPEGTQLIHRVECPYGPLVEEKLDEWLGARSIEEVLARLAELNIASAKVLTIPELETNPQYIARESITSWQTMDGETCRGPNVMPKFKNNPGQIWRGMPSHGMDTSEILKSIGYSENDIRGLVDKGLAKIVE